From Pagrus major chromosome 2, Pma_NU_1.0, one genomic window encodes:
- the polr2i gene encoding DNA-directed RNA polymerase II subunit RPB9 has translation MDLETGTYEPGFVGIRFCQECNNMLYPKEDKENRILLYACRNCDYQQEADNSCIYVNKITHEVDELTQIIADVSQDPTLPRTEDHPCPKCGHKEAVFFQSHSMKAEDAMRLYYVCTAPHCGHRWTE, from the exons ATGGATTTAGAGACTGGAACGTACGAACCGGGATTTGTTGGGATACGGTTTTGTCAAGAATG TAACAACATGTTGTATCCCAAAGAAGACAAGGAGAACCGTATCCTGCTTTATGCG TGCAGGAACTGTGACTACCAACAAGAGGCAGACAACAGCTGCATCTATGTCAACAAGATCACCCACGAGGTCGA TGAGTTGACACAAATCATCGCTGATGTATCTCAGGATCCAACGCTACCCAGGACAGAGGACCATCCCTGTCCCAA ATGTGGTCACAAGGAGGCAGTGTTCTTCCAGTCTCACAGTATGAAGGCTGAG GACGCTATGAGACTGTATTACGTCTGCACAGCCCCTCACTGTGGACACAGATGGACAGAGTAA
- the foxg1c gene encoding forkhead box protein G1c — protein sequence MEDLKTSDRLFHKSSFSISSLLWRREGVMGDQDQEPPSPSQKLRPAHPEKSGQEENFDNEKKKCENAKQCTKVDTKSVTANGKREGNKGEPKKSRGAEESVKPEKPPFSYNALIMMAIRQSPERRLTLNGIYEFIMENFPYYRQNRQGWQNSIRHNLSLNKCFVKVPRHYDDPGKGNYWMLDPCSEDVFIGGTSGKLRRRAAAGSRAKLALKRGGGRLMSSSTAASVTLAAAGPFYWPVPPFLPLQAPVRTHLGAGTYLGASPRFPNHAASLVSQRSRLSATSAGDADRFVQTHQEMSYIGLSCAQSRRHQIGAACTAFSTSIPACTLPLSDPCSFNMISGQTSYFYSHQIPCGATFGPCQEECATAKTSPGQFLSKSGHSDLGGCCNDFTNYCSSPPSSWNIEK from the coding sequence ATGGAGGATTTGAAAACTTCGGACCGACTTTTCCACAAGTCCTCATTCAGCATCAGCAGCCTGTTGTGGAGACGAGAGGGAGTGATGGGTGACCAGGACCAGGAGCCTCCCTCTCCGTCCCAGAAGCTGCGCCCTGCGCATCCAGAGAAGTCCGGTCAAGAGGAAAACTTTGACAATGAAAAGAAGAAGTGCGAAAACGCAAAGCAGTGCACTAAAGTAGACACCAAATCTGTGACTGCAAATGGAAAACGAGAGGGGAATAAGGGAGAACCAAAGAAGAGCAGGGGAGCAGAAGAAAGCGTTAAACCCGAGAAACCTCCTTTCAGTTATAACGCGCTCATCATGATGGCCATCCGCCAGAGCCCGGAGCGAAGGCTCACACTCAACGGCATCTATGAGTTTATCATGGAAAACTTCCCATACTACCGACAGAACAGACAAGGGTGGCAAAATTCAATCAGGCACAACTTGAGTCTGAATAAGTGTTTCGTTAAAGTGCCGCGCCACTATGACGACCCGGGGAAAGGAAACTACTGGATGCTGGACCCCTGCAGCGAGGACGTCTTCATAGGTGGCACATCAGGGAAGCTCCGGCGCAGGGCCGCAGCTGGCTCCAGGGCCAAGCTGGCActaaagagaggaggaggtcgtcTGATGTCCTCCAGCACCGCAGCCAGCGTGACCTTGGCCGCAGCGGGTCCATTTTACTGGCCGGTGCCGCCGTTCCTGCCTCTCCAAGCACCGGTGCGCACCCACCTCGGCGCAGGGACTTATCTGGGTGCCAGCCCTCGGTTCCCCAACCACGCCGCATCGCTTGTTTCTCAGCGGTCCCGGCTGAGTGCAACAAGTGCTGGAGACGCAGACCGCTTCGTGCAGACGCACCAGGAGATGTCTTACATCGGACTCAGTTGCGCGCAATCCCGTCGCCACCAGATCGGCGCCGCCTGCACCGCCTTCTCCACATCCATCCCTGCCTGCACCCTGCCGCTGTCGGATCCGTGCTCTTTTAACATGATCTCCGGACAAACCAGCTACTTTTACTCTCACCAAATACCATGTGGCGCAACGTTTGGTCCGTGCCAAGAGGAGTGCGCCACGGCCAAGACGTCTCCGGGACAATTCTTATCCAAGAGCGGTCACTCAGACCTCGGGGGGTGCTGTAACGACTTTACAAACTACTGTTCAAGCCCTCCTTCGTCTTGGaatatagaaaaataa
- the LOC141020132 gene encoding complement C1q and tumor necrosis factor-related protein 9-like has translation MAYEPRRGDNYSPSGIVAFTAKLKVEDSYPCDSGALKFATVLVNEGAGYSPGTGIFTCPVDGFYHFTVHVSVYGRGQCAIFKNGEKVVSLYHTSLPDKCSQVASTSSVIKLSKNDEVWVNIWGPGRNDIFATEDNDTVFTGVRLG, from the exons ATGGCCTATGAACCCAGACGTGGAGACAACTATTCCCCGtcag GGATTGTAGCCTTCACAGCCAAGCTGAAAGTCGAGGACAGCTACCCCTGTGACTCTGGAGCCCTGAAGTTTGCCACTGTGCTGGTCAACGAGGGAGCAGGCTACAGTCCTGGCACTGGCATCTTCACCTGCCCCGTGGACGGCTTCTATCACTTcactgtgcatgtgtctgtgtatggGCGAGGACAGTGCGCtatatttaaaaatggagaGAAAGTAGTGTCTCTGTACCACACCTCTCTGCCTGATAAATGTAGCCAAGTGGCCAGTACCAGCAGTgtgatcaaactgtctaaaaaCGATGAAGTCTGGGTGAATATTTGGGGGCCTGGCAGAAACGACATCTTTGCAACTGAAGATAATGACACTGTCTTTACTGGGGTACGTTTGGGTTGA
- the pglyrp5 gene encoding peptidoglycan recognition protein 5, which translates to MDQNVNIVSREEWGAAAPKQKASPLNGLAQRVFIHHTALPKCTGLKECKERLVSIQRGHMTDRKFDDIGYNFIVGGDGTVFEGRGWGVVGAHTKYNNDDSLGIAFMGNFNSDTPSAEALSSVKQLLQDGVSQGFISSAFSLLGHRDKGQTECPGANLYAAIPQLKGSK; encoded by the exons ATGGACCAAAACG TGAACATTGTTTCAAGGGAGGAGTGGGGAGCAGCTGCCCCGAAACAAAAGGCGAGCCCTTTGAATGGCCTGGCTCAGAGAGTTTTTATACACCACACCGCCCTCCCAAAGTGCACAGGCCTGAAAGAGTGCAAGGAGCGTCTCGTCAGCATTCAGAGAGGGCATATGACAGATAGGAAATTCGATGACATTGGATATAA CTTTATCGTCGGAGGAGATGGTACAGTGTTTGAGGGCCGGGGCTGGGGTGTGGTAGGAGCACATACCAAATACAACAATGATGACTCACTGGGGATTGCCTTCATGGGCAATTTCAACA GTGACACGCCAAGCGCAGAGGCACTATCATcagtcaaacagctgctgcaggatgGTGTCTCTCAGGGCTTTATAAGCTCAGCGTTTTCCCTGCTTGGACACAGAGATAAGGGACAGACTGAATGTCCAGGAGCAAATCTCTATGCTGCAATACCACAACTGAAGGGCTCCAAATAA